The genomic DNA GGATAAGGAGCCCCCCTCTAGGCAGGGATGGGGGATGGGGAGATTGAAGAGGTGTGTTCTAGGAAGCTCACACAGTCGTTGCCCTTACCCTGTTATGGCCCCTATACAGATTGCTTCTTCCCCCCGTTCGTCTAAACGCTGTTTCAAACAGCCTTTCCAGAGGGTGACCAGCAACGTGAGCCCCAGACATATCTAAAAGCAATGAAAACATCATAAGTGAAGCAGGAATACTTGCGTACCTGAATACAGTCACAGGCTTGAAAAGGCAGACCATGTAATCTGTAACATGCAGCAAACGAGTTCGGATAGCATCAGTAGATAGTACCTCCGAACAGAAAGGAGACGGAAGTGCGTGCTGATGTAGACGTATCCCGGCCCTCTAAATTTAAACGTACCAAGAAATGTGGCCTAGGTGTCTGCATATACACTGATTTCACCCCCTTCATTATGTCACCAACACACCGCCCTATGGTAGCTGGGTATGTGGTCACACACCTTTGGGATGCATGTTACCTGTGGTATGCTGTGACATCCATATGTAGATGCCAGCTCTGACGAGGATCAGGCCGGATGCAGTGGCATCGACACACTGACTGTGCTGGGACAGCAGGATGACACAGCTGCAACACTCAGCCAGCAGGGGCCAGACGAGTCCCAGGACACCCAAGCCCAGGAGCCTGCCAATGGGGATGAGGAGCTGCCAATTCTCTCACCGCCTGAGCAGTTTTCCAATGTGGCTGCCGATACCGAGGAGGGCAGTGAGGCCACACAGCCTGGCCACTGGAGGGCACCCAGTCGCCAGCGTCGCCACCTGCTGAGACTGGCCCAGAGGCTACTGGGCCACAATCTGACCCTGGAGGGATATCGGCAGCAGAAGCTCCAGCTGCTGAGAGAGGGTGTGGAGGCAAGACAGCAGTCACTGGAGGCAAGACAGCAGTCACTGGTGGTAAAACAGCAGTCAGTGGAGGCCCAACGGGAGACGAATGAACTGCTGAGGCAGCTTTTGCATGCCAACACTGCCATCGTTGGAAAGCTGGAAGGCCTCCAGAGTGAGCCGAGAGCTACAAACCATCCTCCCTCCACAAACCAGCACGCTGATCAGGTGCCTGCACCACCCTCCACCACTGGCTCAGTGGCGACAGcacacaaagccacacagaaaagaaaACACCCCCAGCTGTTGGGGCCTGTTCCACGCCTGCCTTCCTCCACTCAGGTTACATGGCCAGCTTTTGGGCAGCAGAACACTGACTCCAGCAGTGATAGTGGCAGCTCAGACACTGATGTTGCCCCAGTTGGTCCAGAAGCTTCATCTGTACCTAGAGGTGGAGCTGGGAGGGCTGTCAGGGGCCGTGGGAGACCACGTGGGTGAGGGAAGGGGACGGGGAGGTAGGTAAGGGGCTGGTGTTGGtcgtgtatgtgggggggggtggggttggtgAGGATGTGTGTATATAAGGGTGGTGGTTTGCACACAATGTGGGAAAATACAGGTGTTTCTTTAAAAGAACCTGTTGTCCTTGCTGTTTACAAACTTCAGCTTATCTACACTGAACCTGACATTAGCCTGGGTTAGTTGTGCAGTCCAGTTAAATGGCACTGGACTGATATAGTGTCAGGTGGCTAGGGTACAGCGTCCATTTCACAGGAAGTGGGTCTGTATTAGACGGTGCCTGGCATTGAACCCTTCCTGGCTGGCACTGTGCTCAGCTCTGTGCTGTGGGGTAAAGTCGTCATCATCGCCATCAGGTGGCTGCTGCAGTTGTTGCTGTGGGGGATCCGGCAATGGCTGGTGTTTGCGTACTGCAAGGCTATGCAACATGCAGCATGCCACGAAGATCTGAGCCACCTTCTCAGGCCTGTATAGCAGCTGGCCCCCCGAGTGATCCAGGCATCTAAAGCAGTTTTTTAACTGCCCAAATGTTCTTTCGATGATGCTCCTGGTGGCTCTGTGACACCGGTTGTATTCCTCCTCAGCTGCAGTGTGAGGGTGGACAATCGGAGTCATCAGCCAGACTCGCTGAGGATACCCCCTATAACCTATGAGAcatagagaaacagagagagagaacaatgaTGAGTGGAAGTGATTTTCAGGTGCAGGAAGAGAGTGTTGGGATGGGGGAGGAACGGGGTAGCTGTGTCCCTGAGGTGCTTACCAAGACACCAAGCGCCATTGAAGTGCCCCTGGGTTGCTCTCCTGTGGAGGCCACAATGCTGCACTATGTAGGCATCGTGTGTGGAGCCAGGGTATctggcacacacatccaggatttCTCCCTGGGCATTGCAcaccacctgcatgttcatggaGTGGAACACTTTCCTATTCCGGTAACTGGCCTCATCTGCCCGAGGGGGTCTGAGGGCAACATGAGTACAGTTTACCACTCCGATGACGGAGAGGAATTGTGCCACATTGTAGAACTGCCTCATACTGTCCTGTAGGGCCTGGGgagtggtggggagggagatgTAGTCACGGGTGTGGGTTAGGAAGGCATTAAAAAATTGGGTGAGGCAGTTGGAAATGGCAGGTTGAGTGAGCCCATTGCTGGATGCCAATACAGACTGGAAGCTCCCAGTTGCCAGGAAAGCAAGGACTGTTGTTACTTTTAAATGCACTGGCATTGGGTAATTACAGCGAGTGCGGGCCTGTAGCAAGGGCTGCAATTGGAGGCAGAGATCCTGGATGATGGCCTTGTTGAATCAGTATCGCTCCACACACTGCTGGTCGGTGAGCTCAAGGAAGCTGGAGCGAGGCCTAAACAGCCTCCTATGGTGAACTCGATGTTGGGGCCTGTCATTCTCCACCTCCTCCTGCAGAAGGAGTTCAACAGCAACCAGCACATTGACCCCTTCCATGGCCCACAAAGAAGGCACCTGGCAAAGAAAGCAGAGCTCATTACAGTCTAAACAGGCCCCAGCCAAGCAGtcccctgacacccccctccccccagggattGAGGCAGGTGGTAAAAGAGAACACTCACTCATGCCACACGATAGAGACCACAGTGCATGGGTAAGCTGTACTAGATGTAATAGAAAGAGCTGGTGATGGTGATAGGAGGTAGGCGGGATGAGAAAGGGGTGTTTGCAGAGGTGAATGAAACGTGGGGAGACACACAGCAGTGACAACATAAGTGGGAAGGTTGAGTTAGAGATGGTCAGAGTGAGAGGGTACACACACACGATATTACACACCCTTTCCTTACCTGTACACAGGCCGGCACACACTCAGGAACAGCTTAGACATTGTGAAAgcaggtctaagtcaaaacgctaCTTTGAACGCACAGAGCAAACTGATTTACCTTTGGTTATCGTATTTGTACATTTGGGGCCTAAACCTACCATCGGAACGGCCCCGGAACGCCCCCATTTTGTACGACTTACATTGGACGTTTTGTGGCGTAGGACATAGCAGCAAACCCGGGCAATGTCACACTCTGAAGCAATCATCTTGAACCTTTCTCCTCACAAGAAGTAATTGAGCAGTAAATAGGTAATTAAATAGTTAAGTAGTAAAGCAAGCTGCTAAGAGTACCAACTTCATGGTAGatctgggtgaccagaaaatccTCACTTTCCGCAGCAAAGGAGCAGGACTTTTATATCCTTGGAAATGCCAATCTCACAATTTGACAAAGCCTGCATGGACTGCACGGCATAGAAAGAGAGTCACCGGTGATTGAGTctaaattagattagataaagTTGCAGATAGCCTCTTTATTTAACACTTCTGATCTGAGTTGGCTAAAATCATATAGTATAGTAGAGCACGAGATGTGCAACCTGCCAGCGTTCTGCTGAGTAGggagattccccccccccttttatatcAACCTTGTTTATTGAGGAGTGAAGAGATACTGCCAGACATGCCAAAAGACACTTCACATTCAAGGGCCTGAAGATAATGACTTTCCACATTGAGAAACAAGCCTGTTAGAAAGAATTCTGAACGTGACACCAATATGAACCTTCATTCTTGATATACTGTTCATTCCCAATTTGGCCAGACACATAATGGGGGCAGTGCATTTACAATGATACTGTAAAGCACTGCAGTCCATCTTCATTACCCCAACTGCAGATGGTGGCATGCACAATTCCACCATAAAATGAAGATGCATGCTGAAAATGACTGGCCAATGCTGTTTGTGAAGTTCAGGCACCCGGAGAACCATGAACAGAACACATATCGCAGCTCAATGCCGAACAGCAGAAAGCCCCACAGGACCCACCAAGCACTGCCATCACCCAACTCCAAACAGACTCTCTTCTTCAGTCTTCCACGATCTACTCTCTGAATGACATGAACTGCAGACCACAGACGGCACTGGCGGCAGGAAGTGCCATGTCCAAGAGAGGTGTCCTAATGGTTGCCTGCCACAAAAACCGAAGATGTTCCTCACAAAATTCTGCTCAGGCACTAACtcagattggctcaggcactaacagaaaagtaaggcttgacagctcagacctgccagaaaatgttGCTGCCATCATGCAACCCCCCTAGCAgtgggagggatacccactccctcccaccactgccATTAAGCAATACCCCctggcagcaggaaagatgcccacttcctcctgccaccaagcaaccccCCTACACCCCTCTGGTGGtgggagggatgcttactccctcctgcaAACAAGTAACACCCCCCGgcagcgggaaagatgcccactccctcctgcctccaagCAACCCcctgacaccctcctgccagcaggacAATGTCACTCCCACTGCCACCATCATACTCCTGATGACCTCCACCCCTCTTACCTTGTTTTtgaaggccagccagagggacGCCTCCTATCTCTGACTAGCAGGCCTACcttttcaaaatggcgggccttcccctctccagtgcatccagGGATGCACCAAGGAAAGGTCTAAGGCTCTGCTTGGTCAGgttacttaaggcccctcccataggaggtatggtgtgggcaggactaggacagacttatgacttggacgtttttctaccataatcaaacatttaagaatatgtctaaggcagtggttaaagctacagcctcagcaccctgaggttgtgggttcaaaccgacgctgctccttgtgaccctgggcaagtcacttaatccccccattgccccaggtacattagatagattgtgagctgccgggacagatagggaaaaatgcttgagtacctgaataaattaatgtaaaccgttctgaggtccttgggagaacggtatagaaaattgaataaataaataaataaattagatgtCTGggcctagacctgttttaataatgaataagtgccaaaaaggtggccaaactgactagatgaccactggatgtaCAGTAAGCTTGACACTAAACATAACATACCtgtctgtatgacagcttcatacctgtctgtatgacagcttcagatgttatggctagtCCTAGAAGagtagcaagcaggttcctggagtagcctggcGGGCAGTGTAGTCAACCACAGAGATGGgtctcaggcccatatcccactctaagtACTACACTTATGGTAGTACTTAGAGTGGGATATGTGGGAATCTGTGAGTATTCCATACTCTACCTAAATCCCACATGTGAAGTGTCACCCTCAGGCATAATGACTATTGGTATGGTATATagttgggtctagtaggttttgggtgggttttggagggctcaccatacaccataaaggggttatggtgagatgtgtacctgggaccttttatgtgaagtttactacAGTGCCTCCTATGGtgacccactgctctgctgggatgtctgtgtgatcAGTCTAGTACAAACTCTGGCCTCTTCTATAccccaatggcttgttctgtggATTTTTCATTTatgtagggttttttttgttgttttttttaatggcttgaaaagatagatgcacagagcacaaacaaaaaataagatgttttgcagttttgaaaatgggaaaTGTTTAGTActtggatttttgtgcatcttccgtAAAATGTCTAAAGTTGAATTCACAAATGAAAATCAGATTGTCTCAATTGTTATAGGCTCAGATATTGATAATAAGTAAGTCTAAGTTTACACAGAATGTTGTAATACAGCTTATATACTTTTATATGGACCTTCAGACTACCTATAGGGTACAAACCCCAGGCTGTTTAACTCTTCGTCAGTCCAACTTTATTCaatcaaattttatttaaattttattttttatttttgtattaaaagtcattttttttaaaaccagcaatacATCACTTAGCTGTAGCTTATAGTGATGCTCTTCAATCTTCACCCCtctcgacatgcatgtttcatacAGAGAAACtatcttcagggtcgagggataCTAAAACAAACAACAACTGTTTCAATTTCTCTATGGCCTGATTTTCCAACAATTCTAGACAAATCATTCAACTAGATAACCTCACTTCATTGATAGTTTACAAACTTTAAACCCCACCGGCTCCCCCAGAAGAGTAGAGAATTATTTAACTTACCAACTAACAGGAGCTAATTCATGACATGACACGGAGCCACGAATGTTTTAAAACGGAGTTATTTATACAGCTGGGCTACCGCACATAATTGAGAGTGGGAGGACGTCAACCTATGTGCAGCGTGTGACGTCAACCAACCCCCGTGCAGGACTCAGCTAGGGCTGTCAAAGATAAAACACTATATGATAGAAAGCCACTCTATTTCTTCATTAAGCCCTGCAGGTGCTAGAGTATTAAGACtgtatatccatttttgttccttaTACGCTAATGCTTTTTgaatatttcctccctcccaccctacagttACAGTATCAATAATCCTCCATTTTATGTTAGACCATGTGTGTTTCATAAGCTGCCAGTGTCTTACCAAAGGGGCCGTTTCCCGTTCTGTACATACCCTGGATTTATGTTCGTTTAAACGAATTTTAATGGAACGCATTGTTCGACCAATATATAATTTGTTGCTAGGGCATTGAATCAAATAGATGACACCCGTGGAATCACAGTTAGTGAATGTCTGACTAAAATATTTAGTCCCTGTATCAGGGTGAGTCCAGTATCAGGTTTAGTCCCAGGTGAGCCCACCAAAGTAAGGCAGCACCATTGGCATCTGCCACACATAGAGTGTACCCCCCTATTGAAATCCAACGGGGCCCTATGCTTCACTAATTCATCGATGTTTCTTGTGCTCATAAAAGAAAACAGCGGTCTTTCAGGGCAGTCAGGAACTACCAGTCTGACCACATGCCAATGTTTAAGAATGATTCTATTGATACTggcagagagtggggtaaattttTGAACAAAAATCAGTCCTGTTTCCTCCCTGTCCTGTTGATAAGTCAAAAGAAGCTCGTGTTGAGCATATTTAGCTCTAGTATATGCTTGGCTTATGATCCCCTTGGGGTATCCACGTTGGTAAAACCTCTCCTTCATATCTTTGGCTTGAGTCATAAAATCCTCCATGGAAGAGCATAGCCTACGAAGGCGGAGGAATTGGCTAATCGGCAAGCTGTTCCTAAGGCGAGCAGGGTGAAAACTATGGTAATGGAGCAGACTATTTCTGTCCTTGGTTTTGCGATAGAGAGATGTCCTAAATCCGTCAGCTTCTTTCTGAATATGAATATCCAGAAAAGCAATTTCTTTAGTATTGATAGTAGCCGAAAATTTGATATTAGGAAGTAACTGATTAAGCCAAGCTATGAAGTTATGTAGATCTTGTACAGAAGAGGTCCAAATCAAGAAGATGTCATCCAGGAACCTCTTCCACAAAAAAACATGTTGAAAGTCCTCAGATTCATAGATGTATTTCTCCTCCATGGCAGCCATATACAAATTGGCTATAGAGGGGGCTACCGAAGCACCCATGGCAATACCATGGATCTGTTCGAAGAACTCCTCATTAAACCAGAAGAAGCTCCTGGTTAAAACCATTGTAGCTAACTGTATGAGAAATTCAGTGGAGATCCTTGGGTATATGGTCTTCTGATCAAAAATTCCTCTTAACATTTCTAGGGCTTCATTTGCTGAGATCATGGTGTATAGGGAAGCCACATCCAATGTGACCAAAATCCACTCATCCGTCACATTCGTAATAGATGTCAGTATTTTTAACATGTGGGTAGAATCTTGAATATAGGACCGTATTTTCATTACTTCACCCCTCAAAAAAACATCAATAAATTTCAAGGATAGAATTCAAGGATAGAGTTCCTCATGGATACAATGGGGCGCCCCGGAGGGCTTTCCAAATTTTTGTGGATCTTCGGTAAGAAATAAATCTGGAGGGTGACTGGAAAATTTTCCTTCAAAAAAGACAATTCCTTATGGGTGATCATATGATTTTTGTAATCCAAGGATAACAATTCAGCAATATCTGCTTTAATCCTGTTGGTCGGATTCATAGGGAGGCGCCGGTAGTGGTCAGTATTATTTAGTTGTCTGTATGCTTCCATATTGTATTTTTCATGGGACAAGATGACTATCGCTCCTCTCTCGTCAGCTCTGGAAATCAAAATTTCAGGGTGCTCTCTAAGTAAACGGATCTGCATATTCTCATCATATGTTATGTTTCTCCTCTTATAGGATTTCTCCCAACGTTTTTCCTGTTTGTCTAATTCCTGAAATATGAGATCCCTAAATGTTAACAAGTAAGGGTGAAAAGGCCCCGGAGGGGACCATTGTGATTTCAGGCTAATGATGTTCTGAAAAGAAGATTTTTAATTGTAGAGTATGGAGGAGGCGGTACACCACCAACCTAGTCTCGAAAGGGTCGTACACAGGGGTGGGAACAAAGCCTAAACCCATGTTTAGAGTATGGATTTGGATATCCGGGCATGGCACCCCAGAGATGTTAATAACCGGGAATTGTTCATATTAGGAGTAGTGTTAACTACTAcattctccctctcccccaccacgGGGGTTGGTTGTACGTTCACACGCTGCACGTAGGTTGACGTCCTCCTACACCCAATTATGTGTGGTAGTCCAGCTGTATAAATAACTCCATTTTAAAACATTCGTGGCTCCGTGTCATGTCATGAATTAGCTCCTGTTAGTTGGTAAGTTAAATAATTCTCTACTCTTAAAGTTTGTAAACTATCAATGAAGTGAGGTTATCTAGTTGAATGATTTGTCTAGAATCGTTGGAAAATCAAGCCATAGAGAAATTGAAACAGTTGTTGTTTGTTTTAGtatccctcgaccctgaagataGTTTCTTTgtatgaaacatgcatgtcgggaggggTGAAGATTGAAGAGCATCACTATAAGCTACAGCTAAGTGATGTattgctggtttttaaaaaatgacctttaatacaaaaataaaaaataaaatttaaataaaatttgattGAATAAAATTGGACTGACGAAGAGTTAAACAGCCTGGGGTTTGTACCCTATAGgtagtctgaaggtccatacaaaagtATATAAGCTGTATTACAACATTTCTGTGTAACTTGGACTTACTTATTATCAATATCTGAGCCTAAACAATTGAGACAATCTGATTTCGTTTGAGGATTTCAAAGGTTCAACTAAGGCATTGTAGTGGTTTGAATGTTATATAAAATTGAATTCagatatcatattgaaaatgctcctccagGCCTCCTAAATGCTGAAGTTAGTGTAACATCATGAGAATTTCTACAGCACTATGGTACCCTGACAGCCAATGGGATGAGAATGCCTGCAATTTATGCCAGATCTCATCTTTGGGCTTCTATCCACTCAGAAGATAGACAGCTTGGAGCCAGTTTGTGGCCTTTCTGTGACCAGTTGTTTTTTCTGGACCTGCACCTGGTCAGAAGTTACACGTCCTCACTAGAAGTTTTCAGAGAGGTAGAGGAGAATAGGGTAGAATCCTTTGGAAGGTGAAGGAACACTAAGAGGGTTTATGATAATTTGGGGAAGAGACTGGTAGCAGCAATTTCCACCTCTCTGTGTATTATAAGCTCCCTCTTTTGCCTGTGAAATTTGTTTTAAGTTCCATCTCCTGCCTTTGACCCATGCCAAGAGAGATATCCCCCTGTCCAGCCTGATGCAGAGATAGAGCT from Geotrypetes seraphini chromosome 9, aGeoSer1.1, whole genome shotgun sequence includes the following:
- the LOC117366422 gene encoding putative nuclease HARBI1, with product MPVHLKVTTVLAFLATGSFQSVLASSNGLTQPAISNCLTQFFNAFLTHTRDYISLPTTPQALQDSMRQFYNVAQFLSVIGVVNCTHVALRPPRADEASYRNRKVFHSMNMQVVCNAQGEILDVCARYPGSTHDAYIVQHCGLHRRATQGHFNGAWCLGYRGYPQRVWLMTPIVHPHTAAEEEYNRCHRATRSIIERTFGQLKNCFRCLDHSGGQLLYRPEKVAQIFVACCMLHSLAVRKHQPLPDPPQQQLQQPPDGDDDDFTPQHRAEHSASQEGFNARHRLIQTHFL